TTGCAGGAAAGGATCTCAGGGAGACCATGATCAATTTTCTCCAGGCCCTCATCGCTTTAGTTGATACCGAAGAGATGTTCTTCTCCAAGTTTGTCATTACGAGTGCTGAAGAGACAGAGATTGTTGCAGAGGCCTATGGCGAGCCTTTCAGGCCTGACCTTGCAGGAACTGTTGTCAAGGCAGTTACTTATTACAATTTCTCTGTTGAAAAGACTCAGAAAGGATGGCGGTGCAAGGTTGTTGTGGATGTGTAAATATAAAAATCACAGCTTTAACCCAACCACTGCTGCAACCTCACTTGGGCTTGACTCAAAGCTGTCAAAGCCTGTTAAGAATTTGCATCTCCGGCTGATCTCTTCCAGATTTGGATCTACAAGAACCAAGTGGCGCACCCAACATTTATAAGTAAGAGTCCATTTCTATATATTTATCAG
This is a stretch of genomic DNA from Candidatus Nanoarchaeia archaeon. It encodes these proteins:
- a CDS encoding archease — translated: MGYRMLDDLTSDVMFEATGKDLKELFSSAAQGLFSIICDRKNVRPASKRGIHVAGKDLRETMINFLQALIALVDTEEMFFSKFVITSAEETEIVAEAYGEPFRPDLAGTVVKAVTYYNFSVEKTQKGWRCKVVVDV